Proteins found in one Gammaproteobacteria bacterium genomic segment:
- the rsmD gene encoding 16S rRNA (guanine(966)-N(2))-methyltransferase RsmD, with the protein MKSQVRIIGGKWRGRKLEVVDGAGLRPTPDRIRETLFNWLDPMLRDANVLDCFAGSGVLGFEALSRGASRVTALERQQRALANLRDQAERLETSRFEIIAGDSRKLIGQLRQRFDIVFIDPPYAKPQLRAQAFEQLEIHDCLQPGAIIYFEWPLSDHFDLPSASLRWLKQKSAGQVKYAIAEWQGSR; encoded by the coding sequence ATGAAATCTCAAGTCAGGATTATCGGCGGCAAGTGGCGCGGGCGTAAACTCGAGGTCGTCGACGGGGCGGGTTTGCGTCCAACACCTGATCGTATCCGCGAAACCCTGTTTAACTGGCTGGATCCGATGTTAAGAGACGCTAATGTGCTCGATTGCTTCGCGGGCAGCGGTGTGCTTGGTTTTGAGGCACTTTCGCGGGGTGCCAGCCGGGTTACTGCCCTCGAGCGCCAGCAACGGGCACTGGCAAACCTGCGTGACCAGGCAGAGCGTCTGGAGACTTCCAGGTTTGAAATTATCGCGGGTGACAGCCGAAAATTAATTGGGCAATTGAGGCAAAGATTCGACATTGTCTTTATTGATCCTCCCTATGCAAAACCACAATTGCGCGCCCAGGCTTTTGAGCAGCTGGAAATCCACGATTGTTTGCAGCCCGGTGCAATAATCTATTTTGAATGGCCGCTGTCCGATCATTTTGACTTACCGTCCGCCAGCCTGCGGTGGTTGAAACAGAAAAGTGCAGGCCAGGTCAAATATGCTATAGCCGAATGGCAGGGAAGCCGTTAG
- the coaD gene encoding pantetheine-phosphate adenylyltransferase has protein sequence MTGTAIYPGTFDPVTRGHIDICERALQMFDHVVIGVADSLAKEPFFNIEERLDMLRIVFNENDQISVKPFSGLLIDFARDCGADVIVRGLRAISDFEYEVQLAGMNRSLAPEIETVFLTAAQRYAFVSSSLVREIARLNGDVSEFLHPEILRRLTEKLEASK, from the coding sequence ATGACCGGTACTGCAATTTATCCGGGCACTTTCGATCCAGTAACCCGCGGTCATATCGATATCTGCGAGCGTGCTTTGCAAATGTTCGATCATGTCGTGATCGGGGTTGCCGACAGTCTCGCCAAGGAACCTTTCTTCAATATCGAAGAGCGCCTCGATATGCTAAGAATCGTTTTTAACGAAAATGATCAAATTTCGGTAAAACCTTTTTCGGGTCTGCTCATCGACTTTGCGCGCGATTGTGGCGCCGATGTCATTGTGCGCGGTCTGCGCGCGATTTCAGATTTTGAATACGAAGTCCAGTTGGCGGGTATGAATCGGTCCCTTGCGCCGGAAATAGAAACGGTTTTTCTGACTGCAGCGCAACGCTATGCTTTCGTGTCATCAAGCCTGGTGCGTGAAATCGCCCGCTTGAACGGGGATGTCTCGGAGTTCTTGCATCCGGAAATCCTGCGTCGATTGACTGAAAAACTGGAGGCCAGTAAGTAA
- a CDS encoding YfhL family 4Fe-4S dicluster ferredoxin: MALMITDECINCDVCEPECPNDAISPGEEYYEIDPLLCTECVGHFETSQCVEVCPVDCIPFNPEYPETQEQLLEKYNHLMGNE, translated from the coding sequence GTGGCACTGATGATCACCGACGAATGCATCAATTGCGATGTGTGTGAGCCGGAGTGCCCGAATGACGCGATATCACCGGGAGAGGAATATTACGAAATTGACCCTCTGTTGTGTACCGAGTGCGTGGGGCATTTCGAAACCTCTCAGTGTGTCGAGGTCTGCCCCGTCGATTGCATTCCGTTTAACCCGGAGTACCCGGAAACGCAGGAGCAGTTACTCGAGAAATATAATCATCTGATGGGTAACGAATAA